One region of Chryseobacterium wanjuense genomic DNA includes:
- a CDS encoding sensor histidine kinase — translation MRKLLLLLTLLFISIAFGQQYSSFWYNSESGLPQNSVKDIVKDKYGFIWLATEGGIVRYDGYSFLSYKNLKLSNLNFTYFKGDISRDYIVNSNIDEQQYALIKNRNITIQTKPVSKNLTKYVHYKDKNYLNISTVNFTFSESFSIKTKDEMYFFNDGSIIYKKNKTSPEKIISLAFNVKDYKRLFLHGETIFFRSPGQKNLMVVKNGKLSQLTADPLYNDPQSRIFWQQLNDQVFIVNQGKIYKSEYINGALKLRLLVHLKNSEIDFGTMSSIYYDKEYNSLYLGTYNQGLCIVKISAFHIPKTEIPLENRIYYTALPFGENSIINTQGRVFDQNTLLHDYHFSEKDNNFSITYDESGNIIYPKNNKIYRVTKSSGFKKTDSVTVGKEVLAIFKEKGIYALQLQRNPPYFLNIYTNDQFKIPEYSLPCQSPINTVRALDKDHLLIGRNNGLFIFSRSKKTLKQISSLTIKNIVTTPDGNFWIISRGEGFYFLKNNELIKIPYDDNGYISSPHNVLEDKKGFLWIPTNNGLFKVLKSKLLEYAKNRNTDVFYYRYTKKAGFNSNEFNGTGGLSNVAVLKNGNFVLPSMDGYVFFNPLTTPSYYPKAENIFIERAKSKGSNYIYFKDKLNLENDFDITSIYIDVPYYANNDNLYIETSLQSDDQPAKWQRLKDKEYTLSHLSPGDYTLNVRILISPEGKFAYKKVFINIPPLFYQTLWFKILILTFVIGLILFIIILRTRILTEKNNQLKKIVHQKNDELKTTQDKLKNESEYQKNLIQTINHDITTPIKYLSAMSQKLSETDNPKLQKQYFNTIYKSSEELYKFTLNLKNYTELFNTESLKYQEESYFIYDILETKKRLFAEIASQKNTIIINNSSKNIKLNFNESIMAAIIHNLLDNAVKNTEGGEIILEATSEDDRNIIGISDNGTGMKPELMEYYNHLINNLENKPSSFKNHGLGLHLVIQLLRKIEGKIVFKNNQPKGTKVEILIQNQS, via the coding sequence ATGAGGAAACTTCTACTTCTACTCACTTTATTATTTATTTCCATAGCTTTCGGGCAACAATACTCTTCTTTCTGGTACAACTCAGAAAGTGGTCTGCCGCAGAATAGTGTAAAGGATATTGTAAAAGACAAATATGGTTTTATCTGGCTTGCTACGGAAGGCGGAATTGTACGGTATGACGGTTACAGCTTTTTGTCTTATAAAAACCTGAAGCTTTCTAATCTTAATTTTACTTATTTCAAAGGAGATATTTCCAGAGATTACATCGTAAATTCTAATATTGATGAACAACAATATGCTTTAATAAAAAACAGAAATATCACTATACAAACCAAGCCGGTTTCTAAAAACCTGACAAAATATGTTCACTACAAGGATAAGAACTATCTAAATATCAGTACAGTCAATTTCACATTTTCAGAGTCTTTTTCTATAAAAACTAAAGATGAAATGTACTTTTTTAATGACGGCTCTATTATTTACAAAAAAAATAAAACTTCGCCTGAAAAAATAATTTCTCTGGCCTTCAATGTAAAAGATTATAAAAGATTGTTTTTACACGGCGAAACTATTTTCTTCAGATCTCCCGGGCAGAAAAACCTTATGGTCGTAAAGAACGGTAAGCTTTCTCAGCTTACTGCAGATCCGCTTTACAACGATCCGCAAAGCAGAATATTCTGGCAGCAGCTCAACGATCAGGTCTTCATTGTCAATCAGGGGAAAATCTATAAAAGTGAATATATCAACGGAGCTTTGAAACTGCGGCTTCTCGTACACCTGAAAAATAGTGAGATCGACTTTGGTACGATGTCTTCGATCTATTATGACAAAGAATACAACAGTCTTTATTTGGGAACCTATAATCAGGGATTGTGTATTGTTAAAATTTCTGCATTTCACATTCCGAAAACGGAAATTCCCTTGGAAAACAGAATTTATTACACCGCGCTTCCATTCGGGGAGAATAGTATTATCAATACCCAGGGACGGGTTTTCGACCAGAATACTTTACTGCATGATTATCATTTCAGTGAAAAAGACAACAATTTTTCTATTACTTATGACGAATCCGGAAATATTATTTATCCCAAAAACAATAAAATTTATCGTGTCACTAAGAGTTCGGGGTTCAAAAAAACAGACTCGGTTACGGTAGGCAAAGAAGTACTCGCCATATTTAAAGAAAAAGGAATTTATGCACTGCAACTGCAACGTAATCCGCCTTATTTTTTGAATATTTATACCAATGATCAATTCAAAATTCCCGAATATTCTTTACCATGTCAGTCCCCGATCAATACCGTACGGGCTTTAGACAAAGATCATTTACTTATAGGCCGCAACAATGGGCTTTTTATTTTTTCAAGATCGAAAAAGACCTTAAAACAAATCAGTTCGTTAACGATAAAAAACATCGTCACCACCCCCGACGGAAACTTCTGGATCATCTCGCGCGGAGAAGGCTTTTACTTCCTGAAAAACAATGAATTGATCAAAATACCTTACGATGATAACGGGTATATCTCTTCACCGCACAATGTTTTGGAAGACAAAAAAGGTTTTCTCTGGATTCCCACTAATAATGGTTTGTTTAAAGTTTTAAAATCTAAACTTCTGGAATATGCAAAAAACAGAAACACAGACGTTTTCTATTACCGTTACACTAAAAAAGCAGGATTCAACAGCAATGAATTCAACGGAACCGGCGGTCTGTCGAATGTAGCTGTTTTAAAAAACGGGAATTTTGTACTTCCTTCGATGGATGGTTATGTTTTTTTTAATCCTCTGACAACTCCATCCTATTATCCAAAAGCTGAAAATATTTTCATAGAAAGAGCCAAATCAAAAGGGTCAAATTATATTTATTTTAAAGACAAATTAAATCTGGAAAACGATTTTGATATCACTTCCATTTATATAGATGTTCCTTATTATGCAAATAATGATAATCTGTATATAGAAACCAGCCTGCAGAGTGACGACCAGCCTGCAAAATGGCAACGGTTAAAAGACAAAGAGTACACCCTGAGCCATCTTTCGCCCGGAGATTACACTTTGAATGTGAGAATTTTGATCTCACCGGAAGGAAAATTTGCCTATAAAAAAGTTTTTATCAATATTCCTCCTCTTTTTTATCAGACGCTTTGGTTTAAAATTTTAATATTGACATTCGTTATAGGATTAATTCTTTTCATTATTATTTTAAGAACAAGAATTCTTACTGAAAAAAACAACCAGCTTAAGAAAATTGTACATCAGAAAAATGACGAACTGAAAACCACTCAGGATAAACTGAAAAACGAATCTGAATACCAGAAAAATCTGATCCAGACCATTAATCATGATATTACAACTCCGATAAAATATCTTTCTGCCATGTCTCAAAAATTATCTGAGACCGATAATCCGAAACTGCAGAAGCAATACTTCAACACCATTTATAAATCTTCCGAGGAGCTTTATAAATTTACATTAAATCTTAAAAATTATACCGAATTATTCAATACCGAAAGTCTGAAATATCAGGAAGAAAGCTATTTTATTTACGACATTTTAGAAACAAAAAAGCGTTTGTTTGCAGAAATAGCTTCACAAAAAAATACAATCATTATTAATAATTCCTCAAAAAATATTAAATTGAACTTTAATGAGAGTATAATGGCGGCTATTATTCATAATTTATTGGACAATGCTGTAAAAAATACCGAAGGAGGGGAAATTATTTTGGAGGCTACAAGTGAAGATGACCGCAACATCATCGGTATTTCTGATAACGGCACAGGCATGAAGCCGGAACTTATGGAATATTATAATCACCTCATCAATAACCTGGAAAACAAGCCTTCATCCTTCAAGAATCATGGACTCGGATTGCATCTCGTGATTCAGCTTCTAAGAAAAATAGAAGGAAAAATAGTTTTTAAAAATAATCAACCCAAAGGAACCAAAGTAGAAATATTAATACAAAACCAAAGCTGA
- a CDS encoding response regulator, with product MQKKILIADDHYVVRMGASLLLHSTYEDLEIDFTETYEHVKEKISSQHYDLLMLDIDMPGSIYLEMVKELKGLDPDLKILMFSAYDEKTAVKYIMEGADGYLNKQQSESVVEAVTMIFRQGYYYSQQVAHHLLNNSKDVSPLFNLSKREFQIFKLLAEGNGNLEISNDLDIKMSTVSTFKKRIYEKLNVKSLAEIIKLYEKYNSGVTR from the coding sequence ATGCAGAAAAAAATACTTATTGCCGATGATCATTACGTGGTAAGAATGGGAGCTTCCCTCCTTTTGCATTCCACCTATGAAGATCTGGAAATCGATTTTACAGAAACATACGAACATGTAAAAGAAAAAATATCTAGCCAACATTATGATCTTCTCATGCTCGACATTGATATGCCGGGAAGCATTTATCTGGAAATGGTAAAGGAACTAAAAGGGCTCGATCCCGACCTAAAAATCCTCATGTTTTCTGCCTACGATGAAAAAACCGCCGTAAAATACATCATGGAAGGCGCCGACGGATACCTCAACAAACAACAGAGCGAAAGCGTGGTAGAGGCCGTTACGATGATTTTCAGGCAGGGATATTATTATTCTCAGCAGGTTGCTCATCATCTTCTCAACAATTCCAAAGATGTGTCGCCGCTTTTTAACCTATCCAAAAGAGAATTTCAGATTTTCAAACTTCTGGCGGAAGGCAACGGAAACCTGGAAATTTCCAACGATCTTGATATTAAAATGTCTACTGTAAGTACCTTCAAAAAAAGAATTTACGAAAAACTGAACGTAAAAAGCCTGGCTGAGATCATTAAATTATATGAAAAGTACAATTCCGGAGTGACGAGGTAA
- a CDS encoding sensor histidine kinase has translation MKLPCLISLVLFFCIDAKNYTSTRYATNNGDIPSTIKRVSHKDLSKKPTDIENIYLQKKLERKFNSQNISINDKKHTLTVSPGRYDLVVKFLISEKGKYIYKTIPIEIRPYFYQTFTFKITFLLVGIIFILMAIRFRSIFLRKNRVLTKSLHDKNIQLLETNTTLEITQNRLKTESDYQKKLIESISHDITTPVKFIAMLSQELAESDDTKTQKKYFDSIHKTSEQLYKFTLSLKEYTELYKEENTSKQEYKIYDLIEEKRLLFEQIALKKNTMMYNFCDHHISTKINRNILSSVFHNIIDNAVKHTSDGEITIRTKIIDSYVELDITDTGSGMSDEQIQYYTLLSEDSTCGNLIFKNYGLGLHIVIQLIKKTNSKIYFQKNKTKGTTIKILITYE, from the coding sequence ATGAAATTACCTTGCCTTATTTCTTTGGTATTATTCTTCTGTATAGATGCAAAGAATTATACCTCAACGAGATACGCAACAAATAATGGTGATATTCCTTCTACTATCAAAAGAGTTAGTCATAAAGACCTATCCAAAAAGCCGACTGATATTGAAAATATTTATCTTCAAAAGAAGCTTGAAAGGAAATTTAATTCGCAGAATATAAGCATTAACGATAAAAAACACACCCTCACCGTAAGCCCGGGAAGGTATGATCTGGTTGTAAAATTTTTAATTTCTGAAAAAGGAAAATATATCTACAAGACCATTCCTATTGAAATAAGACCTTACTTTTATCAAACCTTTACCTTTAAAATAACTTTTCTGCTTGTCGGAATTATTTTCATCTTGATGGCCATCCGTTTCAGATCCATATTTTTAAGGAAAAACAGAGTTTTAACGAAATCTCTTCATGATAAAAACATACAGCTTTTAGAAACAAATACGACACTGGAAATCACCCAAAACCGCCTTAAAACCGAATCTGATTATCAAAAAAAGCTTATTGAAAGCATCAGTCATGACATAACGACACCTGTGAAATTCATTGCGATGCTCTCCCAGGAACTGGCCGAATCTGACGACACCAAAACCCAGAAAAAATATTTTGACAGCATTCATAAAACGTCTGAACAGCTGTATAAATTCACATTAAGTTTAAAAGAATATACAGAACTTTACAAAGAAGAAAATACCTCTAAGCAAGAATATAAAATCTATGATCTTATCGAAGAAAAAAGATTGTTGTTTGAACAGATCGCTCTGAAAAAAAATACCATGATGTATAATTTTTGTGATCATCATATATCTACGAAAATCAACCGGAATATTCTTTCGTCTGTTTTTCACAATATTATTGATAATGCTGTAAAACATACATCAGACGGAGAAATTACGATCCGGACAAAAATTATCGATTCTTATGTAGAACTCGACATTACAGATACGGGAAGCGGAATGTCCGATGAGCAAATACAATATTATACCCTACTTTCTGAGGACTCTACGTGTGGAAATTTAATTTTTAAAAATTACGGATTAGGGCTTCACATCGTCATACAACTGATCAAAAAAACAAATTCTAAAATCTACTTTCAAAAAAATAAAACTAAGGGAACGACTATCAAAATTTTAATTACATATGAATAA
- a CDS encoding response regulator transcription factor: MNKKILIADDHHVVRIGTAMILEKNFDGLFIDFAETYSEIKQKIIAEKFDLLILDIELPGSVFKAMIKELKSLSKDLLILVFSSHKETIALQYFEEGANGFLNKLNTPETLVAAIESIFSTGIYYSPFLMSKLMERNNKKSPEDLLSERELQVFMLLAKGNGNLEIANILEIQESTVGTYKRRIYNKLNISNLVDLLEIYNGLH; this comes from the coding sequence ATGAATAAAAAAATACTCATTGCAGATGACCACCACGTTGTAAGAATAGGTACCGCCATGATTCTGGAAAAAAACTTTGATGGATTATTTATAGACTTTGCCGAAACATACAGCGAGATAAAACAAAAAATTATTGCAGAAAAATTCGATCTCCTGATTCTAGATATTGAACTTCCCGGAAGTGTTTTTAAAGCTATGATCAAAGAACTGAAAAGCCTATCCAAAGACCTTCTGATCCTGGTTTTTTCTTCCCATAAAGAAACAATTGCCCTACAGTATTTTGAAGAAGGCGCCAATGGTTTTTTAAATAAACTCAATACCCCGGAAACGCTGGTAGCAGCCATAGAATCGATTTTCAGCACCGGAATCTATTATTCACCTTTTCTGATGAGTAAGCTGATGGAAAGAAATAATAAAAAAAGTCCCGAAGATCTTTTATCTGAAAGAGAATTACAGGTTTTTATGCTTCTGGCTAAAGGGAACGGAAACCTGGAAATTGCAAACATCCTGGAAATTCAGGAGTCTACCGTCGGGACTTATAAAAGAAGAATCTACAACAAACTTAATATCAGCAACCTCGTTGACCTTCTTGAAATTTATAATGGTTTACATTAA
- a CDS encoding DUF6150 family protein produces MRQLFIFLLIFLGLQFSAQKVFSVQYSSQADVKVFVTEYESQADLKVYKVEYESQAGKNDGKWFFTQYESQAKKKIFFVEYESQADLKIFFVKYESQAGWARNDKKQLMY; encoded by the coding sequence ATGAGACAGTTATTTATATTTTTATTAATTTTTCTGGGGCTGCAGTTCAGTGCCCAAAAGGTTTTTTCTGTACAATATTCCAGTCAGGCAGATGTAAAGGTATTTGTAACAGAATATGAAAGCCAGGCAGACCTTAAAGTATACAAAGTCGAATACGAAAGCCAGGCCGGAAAGAACGACGGGAAATGGTTTTTCACACAATACGAAAGTCAGGCAAAGAAAAAGATCTTTTTTGTAGAATATGAAAGCCAGGCAGATCTGAAAATATTTTTCGTAAAGTATGAGAGTCAGGCAGGTTGGGCTAGAAATGACAAAAAACAACTGATGTATTAG
- a CDS encoding VIT domain-containing protein codes for MRSLYIKLLLFFPVLSLAQIPTIDVPDGKGGYEKNNKVVLQKLSIETKITGRISTNVVTMVFKNNSGRLRQGRLTFPLPEGVNASGYALDINGKLRDAVPVEKEKAKEVYETIKKRNVDPGVLEKVEGNNFRTTIYPINANGGVRTVQITYNYELKKSGNNYQYFLPLNVASEIPEFTIKTTVFQNADAPQLEEKPDGSFDFVKNGNVWVAETHKTKYKPTGNLKINFPQNNENQTVLMQNASGDSSYFLANVNINSGERAKKLPNKLAIVWDNSLSGMKREHTKEWSLLEEYFKINKNLTVRIYFINNTFDEGKSFKINDGNWSELKTYLSQVTYDGGTDFGQLESLKDDEILFFTDGLSSFGELKLRWEQPVYTISSSNNVNFNQLKYISNKTGGEFLNINENDPKKEVRKLLYQPLKFLGIESNASLSEVYPSLAQTISQDFVLAGILKGNQTAVKVKFGYGNEVTETRTVTLNAQEQTVKDWEISKFWAQKKLNELELFEKQNKNEIKNLSRQFGLVSNNMSLMVLENVEDYVRYDITPPTELQTQFNEIVKNRRAEKDERVEDLMKDAERMTETLKQWWKTDYENRPKQYPKPTSHASRRDTLRSQRIEEVVVTGNISESRDEAAEVSESDKAIEEVVMIGYGSQRRDAVTSAVVASRESVSNEIVERRVTRTNAVQALQGRVAGVQIGVRSEDEKLSDIINSGRINMKEVKSNAEYMKFFNDLKDPEAIYQVYLKNRKEYENLPQYYFDISQLLFKNNNKKLGVKILSSIADLEIEDEELYKLLAYKLKQAEVYDKELFATQKVLEWRPFDPQSYRDYALALEDNQEYQSALDNLYKVLTQSYTKELANRDDGIEEIIIMEINQLISNYGNKLDLKNINPKIIAELPVNIRVVINWNKDDTDIDLWVTDPNKERCMYSHKETAIGGRISDDFTRGFGPEQFLLKKAIKGKYQIQTNFFGENQVGIAGPTAIMAEVFINYATGKQERKIVVFQNQKDNKQKGDGILIGEFEF; via the coding sequence ATGAGAAGCTTATATATAAAATTACTGTTGTTTTTTCCTGTTTTATCTCTGGCGCAGATCCCTACGATCGACGTTCCGGACGGTAAAGGCGGATACGAGAAAAATAATAAGGTCGTTCTTCAGAAACTTAGTATAGAAACCAAAATTACAGGCAGGATTTCCACCAATGTGGTGACGATGGTTTTTAAAAACAATTCGGGAAGATTAAGACAGGGAAGGCTTACTTTTCCGCTTCCGGAAGGCGTGAATGCAAGCGGATATGCTCTGGACATCAATGGGAAACTTCGCGATGCCGTTCCTGTGGAAAAGGAAAAAGCAAAAGAAGTGTACGAAACCATTAAAAAAAGAAACGTCGATCCTGGAGTTTTAGAAAAAGTGGAGGGAAACAATTTCCGTACAACGATTTATCCCATCAATGCTAATGGCGGCGTGAGAACGGTGCAGATCACGTATAATTATGAATTAAAAAAATCCGGGAACAATTATCAATACTTTTTACCACTCAATGTTGCTTCTGAAATCCCTGAATTTACTATAAAAACAACGGTTTTCCAAAATGCAGATGCTCCACAGCTGGAAGAAAAACCGGATGGAAGCTTTGATTTTGTAAAAAACGGAAATGTATGGGTAGCGGAAACTCATAAGACAAAATATAAACCTACCGGAAATCTGAAAATTAATTTCCCTCAAAATAATGAAAATCAAACTGTTTTGATGCAAAATGCTTCCGGTGATTCCTCCTATTTTCTGGCAAATGTAAATATTAATTCCGGCGAAAGAGCCAAAAAGCTTCCTAATAAATTGGCCATTGTCTGGGACAATTCCCTCAGTGGGATGAAACGGGAGCATACCAAAGAATGGAGCCTGCTTGAGGAATATTTTAAAATCAATAAAAACCTGACCGTCAGAATATATTTCATTAATAATACATTCGACGAAGGAAAAAGTTTTAAAATAAATGATGGAAACTGGAGCGAACTAAAAACGTATCTGTCACAGGTTACCTACGACGGAGGAACAGATTTTGGACAGCTGGAGTCTTTAAAAGATGATGAAATTTTATTTTTCACAGACGGGTTGTCGTCTTTCGGAGAGCTGAAATTGCGGTGGGAACAGCCTGTATATACGATTTCTTCGTCAAATAATGTGAATTTTAATCAGCTAAAATATATCAGCAACAAAACGGGCGGTGAATTTTTAAATATTAATGAAAACGATCCCAAAAAAGAAGTAAGAAAACTTCTGTACCAGCCACTGAAATTTTTGGGAATAGAAAGCAATGCTTCTCTTTCTGAAGTGTACCCGTCTTTAGCACAGACGATTTCTCAGGATTTTGTTTTAGCGGGTATTTTAAAAGGAAATCAAACGGCCGTTAAAGTAAAATTCGGCTACGGAAATGAAGTGACAGAAACGAGAACTGTTACTTTAAATGCTCAGGAACAGACCGTAAAAGATTGGGAAATTTCAAAATTCTGGGCACAGAAAAAGCTCAATGAACTGGAACTTTTCGAGAAGCAAAACAAAAATGAAATCAAAAATCTGAGCAGACAGTTTGGTCTGGTAAGCAACAATATGAGCCTTATGGTGCTGGAAAATGTGGAAGATTATGTTCGGTATGATATCACGCCGCCGACAGAATTGCAGACACAGTTTAATGAAATTGTTAAAAACCGTAGGGCAGAAAAAGATGAAAGGGTAGAAGATCTCATGAAAGACGCAGAAAGAATGACCGAAACCCTGAAGCAATGGTGGAAAACAGACTATGAAAATAGGCCGAAACAGTATCCGAAGCCAACTTCTCATGCATCCAGACGAGATACTTTAAGAAGCCAGAGAATAGAGGAGGTTGTAGTAACGGGAAATATTTCAGAAAGCAGAGATGAAGCTGCTGAGGTTTCAGAATCCGACAAAGCAATAGAAGAAGTGGTAATGATAGGATATGGCTCTCAACGAAGAGATGCTGTAACTTCAGCGGTAGTGGCCAGCAGGGAAAGCGTAAGTAATGAAATTGTGGAAAGAAGAGTAACACGTACCAACGCAGTTCAGGCGCTTCAAGGAAGAGTAGCGGGAGTTCAGATCGGGGTGAGGTCTGAAGATGAAAAGCTATCAGATATCATCAATTCCGGAAGGATAAATATGAAGGAAGTAAAATCCAACGCAGAATACATGAAGTTTTTTAATGATCTTAAAGACCCGGAAGCTATCTATCAGGTATATCTTAAAAATAGAAAAGAATATGAAAATCTGCCGCAGTATTACTTTGATATTTCACAGTTGCTGTTTAAAAACAATAATAAAAAATTAGGAGTAAAAATACTGAGTTCCATTGCCGATCTGGAGATTGAAGATGAAGAGCTTTACAAATTGCTGGCTTACAAGCTGAAACAGGCTGAAGTATATGATAAAGAGCTTTTTGCCACTCAAAAAGTGCTGGAATGGAGACCGTTTGATCCTCAGAGTTACAGAGATTATGCTTTGGCATTGGAAGACAACCAAGAATATCAGAGTGCTTTGGATAATCTGTATAAAGTTTTGACACAGTCTTATACAAAAGAGCTTGCCAACCGCGACGACGGAATTGAAGAGATCATCATTATGGAGATCAACCAGCTGATCAGCAACTACGGAAATAAATTAGATTTAAAAAATATCAATCCTAAAATTATTGCAGAGCTTCCCGTAAACATCAGGGTTGTCATCAACTGGAACAAAGACGATACCGACATCGATCTTTGGGTAACAGATCCTAATAAAGAGCGTTGTATGTATTCTCACAAAGAAACCGCAATCGGAGGAAGAATAAGTGACGATTTTACGCGAGGTTTCGGGCCGGAGCAGTTTTTACTGAAAAAAGCCATCAAAGGGAAATACCAAATTCAGACTAATTTCTTTGGTGAAAATCAGGTGGGAATTGCGGGGCCGACAGCGATTATGGCAGAAGTTTTTATCAATTATGCAACCGGAAAACAGGAAAGAAAAATAGTGGTTTTCCAGAATCAGAAAGATAATAAACAAAAAGGAGACGGTATTTTGATTGGCGAATTTGAATTTTAA